The Pirellulales bacterium genome contains the following window.
CCAAGGGGAGAGGCGCGCAGAAACCGCTATACACGCGAAATGTCCAGCGGCGGCCTGAGGTATGACACACAACCGCCAATGGGTATGTACGTCACGGTTCAAGCGCGGTCAAATCGGAGGCTGACAGAATCCTTTCGAATCCGCAACAGACACCGCCGCGTGCCGGCGGCTACGGCGATTCGGGCAGATGATGGCCCAGTTTTTCCCGCTTCGTGGCGAGGTATCCGGCGTTGTGCTCGTTGATCGGCGGCAGAATCGGAACCTGGTCGACCACCTGCAGATCGAAGCCGCCGTAGATAAAGGCGTCGGTCTTCTTGGGGTTGTTCGTCAGCAGGCGGACCTTCGTCAGCCCAAGATCCTTGAGCAGTTGGATGCCCACGCCATAATCGCGCGTGTCAGCCTTGTAGCCCAGCGCCAGGTTGGCCTCGACCGTGTCGAGCCCCTCGTCCTGCAGGCGGTACGCCTTGAGCTTCTCGATCAGTCCGATCCCGCGTCCCTCCTGCGGCAGGTAAACCAGGACGCCGGCCCCTTCGTTACCGATCATCTGCAGCGCCATTTGCAACTGATCGCCGCAGTCGCAGCGCAGCGAGCTGAGCAAGTCGCCGGTAAAGCAAGAAGAGTGCAGCCGCACCAAGGGAGCGCTAACACTCGACAGGTCACCCATCACCAGCACGATCGGTTCCTGGCTCTCGTATCGCACGCCGTAGGCGATGATCTCGAACTGTCCGTAGCGCGTCGGCAGTTTGGCCGATTCGCTCAAACGATACACTAGCTTCTCGCTGCGGCGCCGATAGCGGATCAATTCCTCGATCGAGATAATCTCTAAATGGTGCTGCTGCGCCAGGGCGAACAGCGCCTCGCGATCAGCACGGTTGCCGTATCCGTCGAGGATTTCGCACAGCACTCCCGCCGGCGATAGCCCCGCCAGGCGCGCCAAATCGACCGCGGCCTCGGTATGGCCGGCGCGGCGTAGCACGCCCCCTTCCTTGGCGATCAACGGAAATAGGTGGCCAGGCCGGACAAAATCTGCTGGCGTGCTGTGCGGATCGACCAGGGCGCGAATCGTCGTCGCGCGCTCTTGCGCGGTAATCCCCGTCTTTGCCGTGCGATGATCCACCGGCACCGTAAAGGCCGTGCCCAGCGGCGCCGTGTTGGTCTCGACCATCGGTCCCAGCTTCAGCCGCTCGCACGCCTCGGGCAACAGTGGCATGCATACCTGCCCACGACCGTGCGTTATCATGAAGTTGACGGTTTCGGGGGTCGCCTTCTCGGCAGCGCAGATAAAGTCCCCTTCGTTTTCGCGATCCTCGGCATCGACCACGATGACAATGCGTCCCGCGGCGATGGCGGCGACAGCTTTCTCGATCGACGAAAAACGGGTGGACATGCAAGACTCCCAAACAGGTCGGGGGCGCGATCGGGCGACGCTGCCACGCTACGATCGGCGTCTGCCCCAACGGACTGTAATATTGCATTATAGGCAGGGCCTAGGGCGTCGCCACGGGCTGGGCGAACAAACCGCCGTC
Protein-coding sequences here:
- a CDS encoding bifunctional 3,4-dihydroxy-2-butanone-4-phosphate synthase/GTP cyclohydrolase II: MSTRFSSIEKAVAAIAAGRIVIVVDAEDRENEGDFICAAEKATPETVNFMITHGRGQVCMPLLPEACERLKLGPMVETNTAPLGTAFTVPVDHRTAKTGITAQERATTIRALVDPHSTPADFVRPGHLFPLIAKEGGVLRRAGHTEAAVDLARLAGLSPAGVLCEILDGYGNRADREALFALAQQHHLEIISIEELIRYRRRSEKLVYRLSESAKLPTRYGQFEIIAYGVRYESQEPIVLVMGDLSSVSAPLVRLHSSCFTGDLLSSLRCDCGDQLQMALQMIGNEGAGVLVYLPQEGRGIGLIEKLKAYRLQDEGLDTVEANLALGYKADTRDYGVGIQLLKDLGLTKVRLLTNNPKKTDAFIYGGFDLQVVDQVPILPPINEHNAGYLATKREKLGHHLPESP